Proteins from a single region of Candidatus Methanosuratincola sp.:
- a CDS encoding SDR family oxidoreductase codes for MRGKRVVVTGGAGFIGSNLSAELCNGNEVTIVDDFSTGKESNIKDLVGAGSASLRRGSVTDLEAMKAAFRGADYVFHLAAITSVPRSVSEPIKTNDVGVTGTLTVLVAARDCGVEKVVFASSSSVYGETATLPKREEMECRPMSPYAVTKLAGEHYCRVFNELYGLKTVALRYFNVYGPMQDPRSEYAAVVPKFIDCALKGEAFPIYGDGLQSRDFIFVKDVVRANLMAAESKATGVYNIGGGRGTTVIDLAKTISEVLGSEMRAIHLPPRPGDVRDSWADISKARRDLGFEPAFTLREGIAKTVGWIRMHKGLLD; via the coding sequence ATGAGGGGAAAGAGGGTTGTCGTCACAGGTGGCGCAGGATTCATAGGATCGAATCTTTCAGCGGAGCTGTGCAATGGCAATGAGGTGACGATTGTCGACGACTTTTCCACGGGCAAAGAGAGCAACATCAAGGACCTCGTTGGCGCTGGTAGTGCGAGCTTGCGGAGGGGCAGTGTCACAGACCTAGAGGCGATGAAGGCGGCTTTCAGGGGGGCGGACTACGTCTTCCACCTGGCTGCGATAACCTCGGTGCCGAGGTCGGTGTCCGAACCAATTAAAACAAATGATGTTGGCGTAACTGGTACTCTTACGGTGCTCGTCGCGGCTCGGGATTGCGGAGTCGAGAAGGTCGTGTTCGCCTCTTCTTCGTCCGTATACGGAGAGACGGCAACGCTGCCCAAGAGGGAGGAGATGGAGTGCAGACCGATGTCCCCTTACGCGGTCACGAAGCTAGCCGGCGAGCATTACTGCAGGGTATTCAACGAGCTATACGGTCTCAAGACGGTCGCCCTCAGATACTTCAACGTTTACGGACCGATGCAGGATCCGAGGTCCGAGTATGCGGCAGTGGTCCCCAAATTCATAGACTGCGCCCTGAAGGGGGAGGCGTTCCCTATTTACGGCGACGGGCTGCAGAGCAGGGATTTCATATTTGTGAAGGATGTGGTAAGGGCGAACTTGATGGCTGCGGAGTCGAAGGCTACTGGTGTCTACAACATAGGAGGGGGGAGGGGGACAACGGTAATTGACCTGGCGAAAACGATATCCGAAGTTCTTGGGTCGGAAATGAGGGCAATACACCTGCCCCCAAGACCAGGTGACGTTAGGGATTCATGGGCAGACATCTCGAAGGCAAGGCGGGACCTGGGCTTCGAGCCGGCTTTTACGTTAAGAGAAGGCATAGCCAAAACGGTCGGTTGGATTAGGATGCATAAGGGTCTTTTGGACTGA